One genomic window of Trichomycterus rosablanca isolate fTriRos1 chromosome 1, fTriRos1.hap1, whole genome shotgun sequence includes the following:
- the LOC134325399 gene encoding interferon-inducible GTPase 1-like — MSQFSDITALLEASGESTSERAYEKAQETQDQLNNVSLDIAVTGETGSGKSAFINAIRGLSDDDEGAAETGVTETTTEPTPYQHPTMPNVTFWDLPGIGTTKFKAKDYPKKMQFARYDFFIIISSERFTENDILLTTEIKKQKKLFYFVRSKIDNDVNAEQSKKNFNKKEMLSKIKQNCVKNLKEIENPKVFLISSRNVFAFDFDI, encoded by the coding sequence ATGAGTCAATTTTCTGATATAACTGCATTATTAGAGGCTTCAGGAGAGTCCACTTCTGAAAGAGCATATGAAAAAGCACAAGAGACACAGGACCAGTTGAACAACGTCTCACTGGACATTGCTGTAACTGGAGAAACTGGGTCAGGAAAGTCAGCTTTCATTAATGCAATCAGAGGActgagtgatgatgatgaaggtgcaGCTGAAACTGGAGTTACTGAAACCACCACTGAACCAACCCCTTACCAACATCCAACAATGCCTAATGTGACTTTCTGGGATCTTCCTGGAATCGGAACCACAAAATTTAAGGCTAAAGATTATCCTAAGAAGATGCAGTTTGCAAGGTATGATTTCTTCATTATCATCTCATCTGAGAGATTCACAGAGAACGACATCCTGCTGACTACAGAGatcaaaaaacagaaaaagctgtTTTACTTTGTTAGATCAAAGATAGACAACGACGTCAATgcagaacaaagtaaaaaaaactttaacaaGAAAGAAATGCTCAGTAAAATCAAGCAGAATTGTGTAAAAAACCTTAAAGAAATTGAAAATCCTAAAGTTTTTCTCATCTCCTCCAGAAATGTTTTTGCATTTGATTTTgatatttga
- the LOC134317228 gene encoding interferon-inducible GTPase 5-like encodes MSSQDSDITALLEASGESTFKKATKKAQEVVDQLTNISLDVAVTGESGSGKSTFINAIRELSDDDEGAAATGVTETTSEPTPYQHPTMPNVIFWDLPGIGTTKFKAKDYPKKMQFARYDFFIIISSERFRENDILLAKEIKKKKKLFYFVRSKIDNDVNAEQSKKDFNEEKMLSKIKQNCLENLREIENPKVFLISSRDISAFDFEELVDTLMSELPEHKRYALMRSVPVTSVTMLKKKVRMFKIAAWAAAACSGGIAAAPVPGLSFACDVSILVAFFTSCYFSFGLDDKSIERLSKRVNKPHLRSVIKSPLVLALASNSAMRLQLSALACSEVLESLFSFLPGVGSAVAAGISFTVTYTLLKNGLKELEEAALMVLRETELK; translated from the coding sequence ATGAGCAGTCAAGATTCTGACATAACTGCATTACTAGAGGCATCAGGAGAGTCCACTTTCAAAAAAGCTACTAAAAAAGCACAAGAGGTGGTAGACCAGTTAACTAATATCTCACTGGACGTTGCTGTAACTGGGGAATCCGGGTCAGGAAAGTCGACTTTTATTAATGCAATAAGAGAActgagtgatgatgatgaaggtgcaGCTGCAACTGGTGTTACAGAAACTACCTCTGAACCAACCCCTTACCAACACCCAACAATGCCAAATGTGATTTTCTGGGACCTTCCTGGAATTGGAACCACAAAGTTTAAGGCTAAAGATTATCCTAAGAAGATGCAGTTTGCCAGGTATGatttcttcatcatcatctcatcTGAGAGATTCAGAGAGAACGACATCCTGCTGGCCAAAGAgattaaaaagaagaaaaagctgTTTTACTTTGTTAGATCAAAGATAGACAATGATGTCAATgcagaacaaagtaaaaaagaCTTTAATGAAGAGAAAATGCTCAGTAAAATCAAGCAGAATTGTCTGGAAAACCTCAGAGAAATTGAAAATCCTAAAGTTTTTCTCATTTCCTCCAGAGATATTTCTGCATTTGATTTTGAGGAGCTTGTGGACACACTGATGTCAGAGCTTCCAGAGCATAAACGATACGCTCTAATGAGGTCAGTACCAGTCACTTCTGTGACTATGCTGAAGAAAAAAGTCAGAATGTTTAAGATAGCAGCCTGGGCTGCAGCTGCTTGCTCTGGTGGAAttgcagcagctccagtaccTGGTCTATCATTTGCATGTGATGTTAGCATTCTGGTGGCTTTCTTTACAAGCTGCTACTTCTCATTCGGCCTTGATGATAAATCGATTGAAAGACTCTCAAAACGAGTCAACAAGCCACATCTGAGATCTGTGATAAAATCTCCACTTGTACTGGCACTGGCATCAAACTCAGCTATGAGACTGCAACTATCTGCATTAGCCTGTAGTGAAGTTTTGGAATCCCTGTTTAGCTTTCTACCTGGTGTAGGAAGTGCTGTAGCAGCAGGAATATCTTTCACTGTTACATATACACTTCTGAAGAATGGACTGAAAGAGCTTGAAGAGGCGGCGCTGATGGTACTGAGAGAGACCGAGTTAAAGTAA